From the Phoenix dactylifera cultivar Barhee BC4 chromosome 10, palm_55x_up_171113_PBpolish2nd_filt_p, whole genome shotgun sequence genome, one window contains:
- the LOC103711071 gene encoding phytolongin Phyl1.1-like — MESQPPSGNVVFCCVSKGNRILHKFSGCDPELEAIAERCLEKSPALHSWYSHTVGSRTFSFLMDGNFTYFAIADPSTGNLETHRFLKRFRDSFKASKNGFQDELVPVIGRLISSLENMSRNQASDSASTDGSTDSARILLLGKASGKHDRKKSKDRVVEAEDGSEDRNDRGIKIELPHEPAGGGVSLRKSLSSRNRGPQHTRKLWWRRVKIVLAIDVFLCLVLFGVWLGVCRGFHCLY; from the coding sequence ATGGAATCCCAGCCTCCATCAGGGAACGTAGTCTTCTGCTGCGTTTCCAAAGGTAacagaatcctccacaaattCAGTGGTTGTGACCCCGAGCTTGAGGCAATAGCCGAGCGCTGCCTGGAAAAAAGCCCAGCCCTGCATTCCTGGTACTCCCACACTGTCGGCTCGAGGACCTTCAGCTTCCTAATGGACGGTAATTTCACTTACTTTGCCATCGCCGACCCGAGCACTGGCAATCTGGAGACCCACCGGTTCCTCAAGCGCTTCCGAGATAGTTTCAAGGCCTCCAAGAATGGATTCCAGGATGAATTGGTTCCCGTCATTGGCCGCTTGATATCTTCTTTGGAGAACATGTCCCGGAATCAGGCCTCTGACAGTGCGTCAACTGATGGATCGACAGATTCTGCAAGGATTCTTCTTTTAGGGAAGGCGAGTGGGAAACATGATAGAAAGAAATCAAAGGACAGGGTGGTTGAGGCTGAAGATGGCAGCGAGGATCGTAACGATAGGGGGATAAAGATCGAATTGCCTCATGAACCGGCAGGCGGTGGTGTTTCTTTGAGGAAGAGCCTGAGCTCGAGGAATCGAGGGCCCCAGCATACACGAAAATTATGGTGGCGCCGTGTGAAGATAGTGCTTGCCATCGATGTGTTCCTCTGCTTGGTGCTGTTTGGGGTCTGGTTGGGGGTCTGTAGGGGTTTCCACTGTCTTTATTGA
- the LOC103711072 gene encoding RING-H2 finger protein ATL58-like isoform X1, which produces MSCSSPDPASYCSTASPELKLYQAFIFSVPVFFTFVLLILFYVFYLKRRRANWQSLRMRASHLGRGEVPRSSESGIKKEVREMLPIVIFKASFLIRETQCSVCLGDYRPNDKLQRIPQCGHTFHVGCIDHWLATNTTCPLCRASLLPVTKAAETNLPHHESQTTGEANLQEQSSERLIDERVAQHDIEATERQRDLANEDCSHLRGEEECRHDGEVSIAVNC; this is translated from the exons ATGTCTTGTAGCTCTCCGGATCCAGCTAGTTATTGCTCGACTGCTTCCCCTGAGTTGAAGCTCTACCAAGCTTTCATCTTTTCGGTGCCGGTGTTCTTCACCTTTGTTCTTCTGATCTTGTTCTACGTGTTCTACTTGAAGCGGCGGAGAGCGAATTGGCAGTCGCTGAGGATGAGGGCTTCTCATTTGGGCAGGGGAGAGGTCCCGAGA AGTTCGGAGTCGGGTATAAAGAAAGAGGTGAGAGAGATGCTTCCGATAGTCATTTTCAAGGCGAGCTTCTTGATCAGAGAGACACA ATGCTCTGTATGCTTAGGGGACTACCGACCGAATGACAAGCTTCAAAGAATACCTCAATGCGGACACACATTTCATGTAGGCTGCATCGATCACTGGCTTGCCACTAACACCACCTGTCCTCTCTGCCGAGCCTCACTCCTTCCAGTGACGAAAGCTGCTGAGACCAACCTCCCACATCATGAAAGCCAAACCACTGGAGAAGCTAACCTGCAAGAACAATCCTCAGAGAGGCTCATTGATGAGAGAGTTGCTCAGCATGACATTGAAGCAACAGAAAGGCAAAGAGATCTTGCTAATGAGGACTGCAGCCAtttaagaggagaagaagaatgtAGGCATGATGGGGAAGTATCAATAGCAGTTAATTGCTGA
- the LOC103711072 gene encoding RING-H2 finger protein ATL58-like isoform X2 has protein sequence MSCSSPDPASYCSTASPELKLYQAFIFSVPVFFTFVLLILFYVFYLKRRRANWQSLRMRASHLGRGEVPRSSESGIKKEVREMLPIVIFKASFLIRETQCPSVRGLFVAACLLAHVMLCMLRGLPTE, from the exons ATGTCTTGTAGCTCTCCGGATCCAGCTAGTTATTGCTCGACTGCTTCCCCTGAGTTGAAGCTCTACCAAGCTTTCATCTTTTCGGTGCCGGTGTTCTTCACCTTTGTTCTTCTGATCTTGTTCTACGTGTTCTACTTGAAGCGGCGGAGAGCGAATTGGCAGTCGCTGAGGATGAGGGCTTCTCATTTGGGCAGGGGAGAGGTCCCGAGA AGTTCGGAGTCGGGTATAAAGAAAGAGGTGAGAGAGATGCTTCCGATAGTCATTTTCAAGGCGAGCTTCTTGATCAGAGAGACACA ATGCCCATCAGTTAGAGGACTATTTGTTGCTGCATGTCTCCTTGCACATGTG ATGCTCTGTATGCTTAGGGGACTACCGACCGAATGA
- the LOC103711072 gene encoding RING-H2 finger protein ATL58-like isoform X3 gives MSCSSPDPASYCSTASPELKLYQAFIFSVPVFFTFVLLILFYVFYLKRRRANWQSLRMRASHLGRGEVPRSSESGIKKEVREMLPIVIFKASFLIRETQCPSVRGLFVAACLLAHVVIISPF, from the exons ATGTCTTGTAGCTCTCCGGATCCAGCTAGTTATTGCTCGACTGCTTCCCCTGAGTTGAAGCTCTACCAAGCTTTCATCTTTTCGGTGCCGGTGTTCTTCACCTTTGTTCTTCTGATCTTGTTCTACGTGTTCTACTTGAAGCGGCGGAGAGCGAATTGGCAGTCGCTGAGGATGAGGGCTTCTCATTTGGGCAGGGGAGAGGTCCCGAGA AGTTCGGAGTCGGGTATAAAGAAAGAGGTGAGAGAGATGCTTCCGATAGTCATTTTCAAGGCGAGCTTCTTGATCAGAGAGACACA ATGCCCATCAGTTAGAGGACTATTTGTTGCTGCATGTCTCCTTGCACATGTGGTGATTATTTCTCCTTTCTG A
- the LOC103711072 gene encoding RING-H2 finger protein ATL58-like isoform X4: MSCSSPDPASYCSTASPELKLYQAFIFSVPVFFTFVLLILFYVFYLKRRRANWQSLRMRASHLGRGEVPRSSESGIKKEVREMLPIVIFKASFLIRETH; encoded by the exons ATGTCTTGTAGCTCTCCGGATCCAGCTAGTTATTGCTCGACTGCTTCCCCTGAGTTGAAGCTCTACCAAGCTTTCATCTTTTCGGTGCCGGTGTTCTTCACCTTTGTTCTTCTGATCTTGTTCTACGTGTTCTACTTGAAGCGGCGGAGAGCGAATTGGCAGTCGCTGAGGATGAGGGCTTCTCATTTGGGCAGGGGAGAGGTCCCGAGA AGTTCGGAGTCGGGTATAAAGAAAGAGGTGAGAGAGATGCTTCCGATAGTCATTTTCAAGGCGAGCTTCTTGATCAGAGAGACACA TTGA
- the LOC103711073 gene encoding glycerophosphodiester phosphodiesterase GDPD4 isoform X1 codes for MRGGLLPSSRRRQRFPRFASKGLLRLLLLLAFLAVIPPIFFHFRLPRFNQIRSRKCGWLKDPPLVCAHGGDSSKAAPNTMEAYRIALDSRVDCVEIDVSRSSDGVLFALHDRDLQRMSGNSSAKVGYLSKNEIKELDAGFQLSQKFQKQEVPTVEDALVLISNSVRQVILDAKVGPPSYEKGLAKDILSVVKKTRCKNCLIWAKSDIVGRDVIKLSKDVTVGYTVMKDPSTGARSDLLRMKGAAVAGVYHSLIDWELMRILHGRGKKVYAWTVDDAESMKRMLLERVDAIVTGNPSLLQGLMQGMKTECLEEGSALP; via the exons ATGAGAGGGGGGCTGCTCCCTTCTTCGAGGAGAAGGCAAAGATTTCCCCGATTCGCTTCCAAGGGGCTTctccgccttctcctcctcctcgcctTCCTCGCTGTCATCCCTCCAATCTTCTTCCACTTCCGCCTCCCCCGATTCAACCAG ATACGATCGCGGAAATGCGGCTGGTTGAAGGATCCTCCTCTCGTCTGCGCCCACGGCGGTGATTCGAGCAAAGCTGCTCCCAATACC ATGGAAGCCTATCGGATTGCTCTTGATTCTCGTGTAGATTGTGTGGAGATCGATGTCTCTCGTTCTTCGGATGGAGTGTTGTTTGCGCTCCATGATAG GGATTTGCAGAGGATGTCTGGTAATAGTAGTGCAAAAGTTGGCTACTTGAGTAAAAATGAG ATAAAGGAACTGGATGCAGGTTTCCAGTTAtctcaaaaatttcagaaacaAGAAGTTCCGACAGTTGAGGATGCCTTGGTG TTGATATCGAACTCAGTCAGGCAGGTGATTCTAGATGCCAAAGTTGGGCCTCCATCATATGAGAAAGGCTTAGCAAAGGATATACTGTCTGTT GTCAAGAAAACTCGCTGCAAAAATTGTCTCATCTGGGCAAAAAGTGACATTGTTGGAAGGGATGTAAtcaaattatcaaaagatgtcaCG GTTGGCTACACTGTTATGAAGGATCCTTCAACTGGTGCCAGAAGTGACTTATTGAGGATGAAAGGTGCTGCAGTTGCCGGCGTCTACCATTCTTTGATTGACTGGGAACTTATGAGGATCTTGCATGG GAGGGGCAAGAAAGTTTATGCCTGGACGGTTGATGATGCTGAATCTATGAAAAGAATGCTTCTCGAGCGTGTGGATGCCATCGTCACAGGCAACCCTTCCCTTCTTCAGGGCCTTATGCAGGGCATGAAAACAGAATGCCTTGAGGAAGGTTCCGCTTTACCTTGA
- the LOC103711073 gene encoding glycerophosphodiester phosphodiesterase GDPD4 isoform X2, which produces MRGGLLPSSRRRQRFPRFASKGLLRLLLLLAFLAVIPPIFFHFRLPRFNQIRSRKCGWLKDPPLVCAHGGDSSKAAPNTMEAYRIALDSRVDCVEIDVSRSSDGVLFALHDRDLQRMSGNSSAKVGYLSKNEVKKTRCKNCLIWAKSDIVGRDVIKLSKDVTVGYTVMKDPSTGARSDLLRMKGAAVAGVYHSLIDWELMRILHGRGKKVYAWTVDDAESMKRMLLERVDAIVTGNPSLLQGLMQGMKTECLEEGSALP; this is translated from the exons ATGAGAGGGGGGCTGCTCCCTTCTTCGAGGAGAAGGCAAAGATTTCCCCGATTCGCTTCCAAGGGGCTTctccgccttctcctcctcctcgcctTCCTCGCTGTCATCCCTCCAATCTTCTTCCACTTCCGCCTCCCCCGATTCAACCAG ATACGATCGCGGAAATGCGGCTGGTTGAAGGATCCTCCTCTCGTCTGCGCCCACGGCGGTGATTCGAGCAAAGCTGCTCCCAATACC ATGGAAGCCTATCGGATTGCTCTTGATTCTCGTGTAGATTGTGTGGAGATCGATGTCTCTCGTTCTTCGGATGGAGTGTTGTTTGCGCTCCATGATAG GGATTTGCAGAGGATGTCTGGTAATAGTAGTGCAAAAGTTGGCTACTTGAGTAAAAATGAG GTCAAGAAAACTCGCTGCAAAAATTGTCTCATCTGGGCAAAAAGTGACATTGTTGGAAGGGATGTAAtcaaattatcaaaagatgtcaCG GTTGGCTACACTGTTATGAAGGATCCTTCAACTGGTGCCAGAAGTGACTTATTGAGGATGAAAGGTGCTGCAGTTGCCGGCGTCTACCATTCTTTGATTGACTGGGAACTTATGAGGATCTTGCATGG GAGGGGCAAGAAAGTTTATGCCTGGACGGTTGATGATGCTGAATCTATGAAAAGAATGCTTCTCGAGCGTGTGGATGCCATCGTCACAGGCAACCCTTCCCTTCTTCAGGGCCTTATGCAGGGCATGAAAACAGAATGCCTTGAGGAAGGTTCCGCTTTACCTTGA